The following are encoded in a window of Clostridium thermarum genomic DNA:
- a CDS encoding MBL fold metallo-hydrolase yields the protein MIIKTLTENTSLSENFGSEHGLSLYIETVSFKILFDVGASELFLENAKKLNVDISDVDFLIISHGHYDHGGGVKAFLRENSKAKVFLHQLAFEKYYALHPNNVLKYIGLDEGVKQNGRIVLTSDRFIINKGIQMFSNIIQRESIPRSNSGLLMVNNGQMMQDTFAHEQNLIVEDNEKTLLVTGCAHNGIVNILEHFRDLKGCMPDYVAGGFHLSSRSGGNESAEVINNIGKYLMDTKAKYYTCHCTGIEPYKRLKAVMGDTIDYLSAGCEIRIPPVEAIKDC from the coding sequence GTGATTATCAAAACATTAACGGAAAACACATCCTTGTCTGAAAACTTTGGCAGTGAACACGGACTTAGCCTGTATATAGAAACAGTCAGCTTCAAAATTCTTTTTGATGTTGGAGCAAGTGAGCTGTTTCTTGAAAATGCAAAAAAGCTGAACGTAGATATTTCAGATGTAGATTTTTTAATAATTTCACATGGACATTATGATCATGGAGGCGGTGTAAAAGCATTTTTGCGTGAAAACTCAAAAGCTAAGGTATTCCTACACCAATTGGCATTTGAAAAATACTACGCTTTACATCCAAACAATGTACTGAAGTATATTGGTCTGGATGAAGGAGTGAAACAGAACGGGCGAATTGTACTTACATCAGACCGTTTCATTATCAATAAGGGGATTCAGATGTTCTCAAATATCATTCAAAGAGAATCTATTCCACGATCAAATAGTGGTTTACTTATGGTGAACAATGGTCAAATGATGCAGGACACCTTTGCTCACGAACAAAATCTTATAGTGGAAGACAATGAAAAGACGCTTTTGGTAACAGGTTGCGCCCATAATGGTATTGTAAATATTCTTGAACACTTCCGTGATTTAAAAGGATGCATGCCTGATTATGTGGCAGGTGGATTTCATCTTTCCAGCCGTTCTGGTGGGAATGAAAGTGCTGAAGTGATAAATAACATTGGCAAATACCTTATGGATACAAAAGCAAAATACTATACCTGCCATTGTACAGGTATAGAACCCTATAAAAGGCTTAAAGCTGTTATGGGTGATACTATAGATTATCTATCCGCAGGCTGTGAAATAAGAATCCCGCCTGTCGAAGCAATCAAAGATTGTTAA
- the chvE gene encoding multiple monosaccharide ABC transporter substrate-binding protein, whose protein sequence is MKKQIISALMAGLMLLAAGCSSSGKQGGSGGKQSIGVAMPTQSLQRWNQDGENMKKQLETKGYKVDLQYANNDVNTQVQQIENMITKGNKVLVIASIDGSALTDVLKKAADNGVKVIAYDRLIMNTANVDYYATFDNFKVGVIQGQYIEEKLGLKDGKGPFNIELFAGSPDDNNAKFFFDGAMSVLQPYIDNGKLVVTSKQTDFATIAIQGWESAKAQARMDNLITANYADGKKLDVVLSPNDSLAIGIIASLTNAGYGSADKPYPIITGQDCDKPNVAAMLKGQQSMSIFKDTRTLAAKVVEMVDSVLQGKEAPVNDTKTYNNGSKVVPSFLCDPVYADKNNYKEILIDSGYYKESDIK, encoded by the coding sequence ATGAAAAAACAAATTATTTCAGCTTTAATGGCAGGACTTATGCTGCTTGCTGCTGGATGCAGCTCCTCTGGTAAGCAGGGCGGTTCCGGAGGTAAGCAGTCTATAGGTGTAGCAATGCCTACTCAGTCACTTCAACGTTGGAACCAAGACGGTGAAAACATGAAGAAGCAGCTTGAAACTAAGGGTTACAAAGTTGACCTTCAGTACGCAAACAATGACGTAAATACACAAGTTCAGCAGATTGAAAACATGATTACAAAGGGTAATAAAGTTCTTGTAATAGCATCTATAGACGGTTCAGCTCTTACAGACGTTTTAAAGAAGGCTGCTGACAATGGTGTAAAGGTTATCGCTTATGACAGATTAATAATGAATACTGCTAATGTTGACTACTATGCAACCTTCGATAACTTCAAGGTAGGTGTTATCCAGGGTCAGTACATTGAAGAAAAGCTTGGACTTAAAGATGGTAAGGGACCTTTCAATATAGAATTATTTGCAGGCTCACCTGACGATAACAACGCTAAATTCTTCTTTGACGGCGCTATGAGTGTATTACAGCCATATATAGACAACGGTAAGCTTGTTGTTACAAGTAAGCAGACAGATTTTGCTACAATAGCTATTCAAGGCTGGGAATCAGCTAAGGCACAGGCTAGAATGGACAACCTTATAACTGCTAACTACGCTGACGGAAAGAAACTTGATGTAGTTCTTTCACCAAATGACAGCTTAGCAATCGGTATAATTGCATCCCTTACAAATGCTGGTTACGGTTCAGCTGACAAGCCATACCCAATTATAACTGGACAGGATTGTGATAAGCCAAACGTAGCAGCAATGCTTAAAGGACAGCAGTCTATGTCAATATTCAAGGATACAAGAACACTGGCAGCTAAGGTAGTTGAAATGGTTGATTCAGTTCTTCAAGGGAAAGAAGCACCTGTTAACGACACTAAGACTTATAACAACGGAAGCAAGGTAGTTCCATCCTTCTTATGTGATCCAGTATATGCTGACAAAAACAACTACAAAGAAATACTTATTGACAGTGGATACTATAAAGAATCAGATATAAAATAA
- a CDS encoding substrate-binding domain-containing protein, with protein MKKILFSSRYIVVILVFVAFNYLLLNSLREEKAPEEPIKPKIVLISHVCSNPYWHYVKYGAEKAAAERNAVIEYQGPDNASIEEGIKFINMAYAAKVSGIIAYIQDESSYQPVIQKVVDGGIPFVTIDSDAENSKRLAYVGTDNVAAGRVGGKEVIDAIGTEGKVGIIMGGRNVKNQIERVTGFTEYINANSNLVIADIQSSDSYLLEAELAAKKILMKNWDIKALFCTSAQDGVGAAKAVTSLNMTGKVKIICFDDLPETLESIDNGIITSTIVQKPYMMGYNAVNIIMDILDGKETKGVFLTDVIVVGKENLDKYNKIKGEYSGETR; from the coding sequence GTGAAAAAGATTTTATTTTCTTCAAGATATATTGTGGTAATTCTAGTGTTTGTAGCCTTTAATTACCTGCTTCTGAATAGCCTGAGAGAAGAAAAAGCCCCTGAAGAACCTATTAAGCCTAAAATAGTGCTTATTTCCCATGTCTGTTCAAATCCCTATTGGCATTATGTGAAATATGGTGCTGAAAAGGCAGCTGCAGAGAGAAATGCCGTCATCGAATACCAAGGTCCAGACAATGCCAGCATTGAGGAAGGTATAAAATTTATTAATATGGCCTATGCTGCAAAGGTCAGTGGAATAATTGCCTACATTCAGGATGAATCCAGCTACCAGCCCGTAATTCAAAAGGTTGTGGACGGCGGAATTCCCTTTGTAACCATTGATTCTGATGCTGAAAATAGTAAAAGATTAGCCTATGTAGGTACCGATAATGTTGCTGCAGGCAGGGTTGGCGGTAAGGAAGTGATAGATGCAATCGGAACAGAGGGGAAAGTAGGTATTATAATGGGGGGAAGGAATGTTAAGAATCAGATAGAGCGGGTGACAGGATTCACTGAATATATTAATGCTAATTCGAATCTTGTTATAGCAGATATCCAGTCCTCGGACTCATATTTACTGGAGGCGGAATTGGCAGCAAAGAAAATTCTCATGAAAAATTGGGATATAAAGGCATTGTTTTGCACTTCTGCTCAGGACGGGGTAGGCGCAGCCAAAGCTGTAACAAGTTTAAACATGACAGGAAAGGTTAAAATAATATGCTTTGACGACTTGCCGGAAACTCTGGAAAGCATAGATAATGGAATTATAACCTCTACAATTGTTCAAAAGCCTTATATGATGGGGTATAATGCGGTAAATATAATTATGGACATTTTGGATGGAAAGGAAACTAAAGGGGTCTTTCTTACAGATGTTATTGTGGTAGGAAAAGAGAACCTTGACAAATATAATAAGATAAAAGGAGAATACAGTGGTGAAACCAGGTAG
- a CDS encoding DUF134 domain-containing protein — protein MPRPMKWRKVCCLPERNRFGPLDANTDEENYLRMTVDEYETIRLIDLEGFTQEECAKQMNVARTTVQGIYVEARKKLAESLVNGKVLMIEGGEYRLCDGSGNGCGRGCYRYRRGYFEDNKV, from the coding sequence ATGCCAAGACCAATGAAATGGAGAAAAGTATGCTGCTTACCTGAAAGAAATAGGTTTGGGCCTCTTGATGCAAATACGGATGAAGAAAATTATTTGAGAATGACAGTTGACGAGTATGAAACAATAAGACTCATCGACTTAGAGGGGTTTACCCAAGAAGAATGTGCAAAACAAATGAATGTTGCCCGAACTACCGTGCAAGGTATTTATGTGGAAGCAAGAAAAAAACTGGCCGAGTCGCTGGTGAACGGTAAGGTTCTTATGATTGAAGGCGGAGAATACCGTCTTTGCGATGGGTCAGGTAACGGGTGTGGAAGAGGCTGTTATAGGTATAGGCGTGGATACTTTGAAGATAACAAGGTTTGA
- a CDS encoding NifB/NifX family molybdenum-iron cluster-binding protein: MKIAIPADEKSLESNVCAAFGRSPYFLIYNTDTKDSIFLDNCAAASTGGAGIKAAQMIADNKANILITPRLGENAADVLNAAEIKIYKTTAASARDNINKKAQNQGKVIIMACRKRR, translated from the coding sequence ATCAAAATAGCAATTCCGGCAGATGAGAAAAGCCTGGAATCAAACGTATGTGCAGCTTTTGGACGCAGTCCTTATTTTCTCATTTATAATACCGATACCAAGGATAGCATATTTCTTGACAATTGTGCCGCAGCAAGTACAGGCGGAGCAGGAATTAAAGCTGCACAAATGATAGCAGATAACAAAGCAAATATTTTGATCACCCCCCGCCTAGGAGAAAATGCCGCTGACGTGCTTAACGCTGCAGAAATAAAAATCTATAAAACCACAGCTGCTTCAGCCAGGGATAATATTAATAAAAAAGCTCAAAACCAAGGAAAAGTGATTATTATGGCTTGCCGAAAGCGGAGATAA
- a CDS encoding response regulator, whose product MLKLLVADDEKYDRDSIIAMLNAEFKDVLEICEAKNGREAIEVSERIRPDIVIMDIKMPGINGLKAIQEIKKFLPNIYCIIVTAYDYFDFAVEAVKINVKEYILKPFSKADIIEKIREAINTVNVEKEKRRSEIENQEKLYNLIPVLENELSYSIINNNLRAIDYETYLRYLNMDFKYACAMVVRIKEKPAYLNTAETLTEDVKFQAGEYIKEYITRRCKAIASYRFTKELVYFVQVKEYEDMEETKFSIVNMAVDIRREIKRAYGLSVRIGVGRCYSGLKQMHKSYEEARASLEYKSENLNVIYFGDINPDFQEKESFNEKITNVDKQKIALFQVVEQYITDNLKEDLKLEDTAAKFNLSSYYFSRTFKEVVGCNFSDYINMVRINKAKEMLQHDSISIKEVCYSVGYSDPNYFSKVFKKYEGVSPTEFKGK is encoded by the coding sequence ATGTTAAAGCTGCTTGTAGCAGATGATGAAAAATACGATAGAGACTCCATTATTGCAATGCTTAATGCTGAATTTAAGGACGTGCTTGAAATCTGTGAGGCAAAGAATGGCCGGGAAGCTATTGAGGTTTCTGAACGAATAAGGCCGGATATTGTTATTATGGATATAAAAATGCCAGGAATAAACGGACTGAAGGCCATTCAAGAGATTAAGAAGTTTCTTCCTAATATTTATTGTATAATTGTAACAGCTTATGATTACTTTGATTTTGCCGTAGAGGCAGTAAAGATAAATGTAAAAGAATATATATTAAAGCCCTTTAGCAAGGCAGACATAATAGAAAAAATTCGCGAAGCCATAAATACTGTTAATGTGGAGAAGGAAAAGCGCAGAAGTGAAATTGAAAATCAGGAAAAACTATATAATCTTATACCTGTATTGGAGAATGAATTAAGCTATTCTATTATAAATAATAATCTAAGAGCAATAGATTATGAAACCTACTTAAGATATCTGAATATGGATTTTAAATATGCCTGTGCAATGGTGGTAAGGATTAAAGAAAAACCTGCTTATTTAAATACAGCTGAAACATTGACAGAGGATGTAAAATTCCAGGCAGGTGAGTATATTAAAGAGTATATAACGAGAAGATGTAAGGCTATAGCGAGCTATCGATTTACAAAGGAACTGGTGTATTTTGTTCAGGTTAAAGAATACGAGGATATGGAAGAAACAAAATTCAGCATAGTCAATATGGCAGTTGATATAAGGAGAGAGATAAAGAGAGCCTACGGTTTATCCGTGAGAATAGGAGTAGGACGATGTTACAGTGGATTGAAGCAAATGCACAAATCCTATGAAGAAGCAAGGGCTTCGCTGGAATATAAATCTGAAAACCTTAATGTCATTTATTTTGGAGATATTAACCCTGACTTTCAGGAAAAAGAATCATTTAATGAAAAGATCACAAATGTAGACAAGCAAAAAATTGCTCTATTCCAGGTTGTAGAGCAATATATTACAGATAATCTAAAGGAGGATTTAAAGCTAGAGGATACTGCAGCAAAATTCAATTTAAGCTCCTATTACTTCAGTAGAACATTCAAGGAAGTTGTGGGCTGCAATTTCTCAGACTATATAAACATGGTAAGGATAAATAAAGCTAAGGAAATGCTGCAGCACGATTCCATAAGCATTAAGGAAGTATGCTATTCAGTTGGATACAGTGATCCTAATTATTTCAGCAAAGTGTTTAAAAAGTATGAAGGAGTCAGTCCTACAGAGTTCAAAGGGAAATAA
- a CDS encoding NifB/NifX family molybdenum-iron cluster-binding protein, with the protein MIKIAVASENEMVTEHFGHCANFNIFEVYNNQIVKSESIPNPGHKPGYLPNFLNDMGINVIISGSMGGGAVDIFNEKGIEVIVGASGNAKAAVEAYLGGALKSTGSVCHEHQHHNECSE; encoded by the coding sequence ATGATTAAAATTGCAGTAGCAAGTGAAAATGAAATGGTAACAGAGCATTTTGGACATTGCGCAAATTTCAATATTTTTGAAGTTTATAATAATCAGATAGTTAAAAGTGAGTCTATACCTAACCCAGGGCATAAGCCTGGATACCTTCCCAACTTTCTGAATGATATGGGGATAAATGTGATAATCTCAGGCAGCATGGGCGGCGGAGCAGTTGATATATTCAATGAAAAGGGTATAGAGGTTATTGTAGGGGCAAGCGGTAATGCTAAAGCGGCGGTAGAAGCTTACCTGGGGGGGGCATTAAAATCCACAGGTTCTGTTTGCCATGAACATCAGCATCATAATGAGTGCAGTGAATAG
- a CDS encoding sensor histidine kinase, whose amino-acid sequence MKPGSLRKKIILFVIIIIVPIATSNILSLVISRKINTNYNNMLNKMSTTNEIKKGLDESLFNFNKYILSNSEDAKKSYELSYKKAINNVVILQQSSQLESRYILRDLENSLKSYKTSGDNTIRIYNDKAGADAYYNEYVSTKEISSYCYNFISKLSDSYLEYNNSIYKTLREKAQFIYKVLAVYIVTALLISILYTLYFVRNILDKLRELVDTSKRVSQGDFSYNEGKKTSIYEVDILSEAFSTMIKDIKRYINSLKENAELERKLRDEEMKLLKYQNALKLSQLKILQAQINPHFLFNTLNCINQTAMIENAEKTESLIRAVSGILRYSLSMMDRNATLEEEVSVVEQYMHIQKMRFEDRVKFNLVIDADLTKIKVPGMTLQPFVENAFIHGIEPKEDGGVINMNIFEDENTCTVLIEDDGCGIDEETLKKITSEESKEVHIGHTTGMGINSVVERLELLYDAENIFTIESQKGVGTRIYLKIPKKELTSIC is encoded by the coding sequence GTGAAACCAGGTAGCTTAAGGAAAAAAATCATACTCTTTGTAATTATCATAATTGTTCCTATTGCTACCAGTAATATATTGTCTCTGGTTATAAGCAGGAAGATAAATACAAATTATAATAATATGCTGAATAAGATGAGTACCACTAATGAAATAAAAAAGGGTCTTGATGAGTCCCTTTTCAATTTCAATAAGTATATACTTTCGAATTCAGAAGATGCCAAGAAATCCTATGAATTAAGTTACAAAAAAGCCATTAATAATGTGGTTATACTTCAACAAAGCTCCCAACTGGAGAGCAGATATATCTTAAGGGATTTGGAAAACTCCTTAAAGAGCTATAAGACCAGTGGAGATAATACAATAAGAATTTATAATGATAAAGCAGGGGCTGATGCATATTACAATGAATATGTTTCTACAAAGGAAATTTCATCCTATTGTTACAATTTCATATCAAAGCTAAGTGACAGCTATCTTGAATACAACAATAGTATCTATAAAACACTTAGGGAAAAAGCTCAGTTCATCTATAAAGTATTGGCAGTTTATATAGTTACAGCATTGCTAATCAGCATATTATATACCTTGTATTTTGTCAGGAATATATTAGATAAGCTCAGAGAATTGGTAGACACATCAAAGAGAGTATCTCAAGGTGATTTCTCATATAATGAAGGTAAGAAGACCTCAATATATGAGGTTGATATACTATCAGAGGCTTTCAGTACAATGATTAAAGATATAAAGAGATATATAAATTCATTAAAAGAAAATGCAGAGTTGGAAAGAAAGCTTAGGGATGAAGAAATGAAGTTGCTGAAATATCAAAATGCTCTTAAATTATCTCAACTTAAGATCTTACAAGCACAAATTAATCCGCATTTTCTGTTTAATACACTTAATTGTATTAATCAGACTGCCATGATTGAAAATGCAGAAAAGACTGAAAGCCTTATAAGAGCTGTTTCTGGTATATTAAGATATAGTCTCAGCATGATGGATAGAAATGCTACCTTGGAAGAAGAGGTAAGCGTAGTTGAGCAGTACATGCATATTCAGAAAATGAGATTTGAGGATAGAGTCAAATTTAATCTGGTCATAGACGCGGATTTAACCAAGATAAAGGTTCCCGGCATGACACTGCAGCCATTTGTTGAAAATGCCTTTATACACGGTATAGAACCAAAAGAGGACGGTGGTGTTATCAATATGAATATATTTGAGGATGAGAATACATGCACAGTTTTAATAGAAGATGACGGCTGTGGTATTGACGAGGAAACTCTGAAGAAGATAACCTCGGAGGAATCAAAGGAGGTTCACATAGGCCATACTACAGGGATGGGAATAAATAGTGTAGTGGAAAGACTTGAATTATTATATGATGCGGAAAATATATTTACTATTGAAAGCCAAAAGGGTGTTGGGACAAGGATTTATCTAAAAATTCCAAAGAAGGAGTTGACTTCTATATGTTAA